From the genome of Glycine soja cultivar W05 chromosome 14, ASM419377v2, whole genome shotgun sequence:
GCTGTGAATTACCAAGGTGTTCGTCAGTTCCCACTTTTGGTTAATATGTGTCGGATTTGGGATGAAGACTCCCAAGATAGGGCGACCTATTATAGGAGTACAGGTCCAATGAGGAACAAAAAGAATGGGCCTCAACATCGGGTAAAACCATACTCGACTCCTCCTAAGCAATATGGTAACCGCCATGTCAGTCAGAGGACTGTTGCTAGGGGATTTGCAGGTGGTAGTGGTAGCAAACCCAATACTTTCCCCACTCAGATCACATGCTACAGATGTAGAAAGCTAGGGCACATCTCCTCAAATTTCCCTGATAAAGgcataacatgttttaattgtAGACAAAAAAGGCATTTTCAGAGAGATTGTCCAGATCCCAAGAGGGAGCAAAATGGTGGGGGCCTAAATGACCAAACTGGACATCCAAAGGCCACTAGAAGAGTCTTTACCCTTAACGGTGTTGAAGCTTCAAAATCCAAGGATCTAATCCAAGGTGAATGTTTCATAAATGGAATTCCTTTACTTGTGCTGTTTGATTCTAGTGCAACCCATTCTTTTATATCCTATTCGTGTGTAGAGAAAAGTAAGCTTTTTGtatcttctttaaataaaaatctgaTTGTAGAAACCCCAACTAGTGGTTTTGTGTTAAATTCTGATGTGTGTTTAGACTGTCCTGTGGAAATTTCTGGTAGAACattcttgattgatttgatttgtttgcctttgagccaGATTGAAGTTATTCTTggtatggactggttatcttccaaccatgtcttgttAAACTGTTTTGATAAAACTGTGGCGTTTGATGATTCTGGAGGGAGTAAGGATATGATGTTTATCTTTGCCAACCAAGTTGTgacatctttaaaagaagatgcTCAAGTGTACATGATCTTGTATAGCCTGGGAATAGAGACAAAGGTTTCTATGTGTGACCTCCCTGTTGTCAGAGAGTTTCCTGAAGTGTTTCCTGAGGATATATCTGGtctgccacctgagagagagatagagttttcCATAGATCTGGTACCTGGTGCTGGACCCATATCCCTAGCCccttataggatgtctcctATAGAGTTTGTCGAGCTTAAGAAATAGTTAGAGGAGTTGTTGGAGAAGCGGTTTGTGAGACCCAGTGTGTCTCCATGGGGAGTACCAGTGTtgttagtgaagaagaaagatgggaccatgaggttgtgtgtagactaccgccAGTTGAATAAGGTGACGGTTAAGAATAAATACCCTTTGTCTAGAATAGATGACCTTATGGACCAACTGGTAGGAGCTTGTGTGTTCAGTAAGATAGACCTTAGGTCAGGTTACCATCAGAATCGAGTGAAGTCTGAGGACATACCTAAGACTGCTTTTAGGACCCGTTATGATCACTATGAGTATCTAGTCATGCCCTTtggtgtgactaatgctccaggTGTGTTTATGGACTACATGAATAAAGTCTTTTACCCTTACCTTGATAGTTTTGTGGTGGTATTCATAGATGGTATTTTAGTATACTCCAAGACTAGAGAGGAACATGAAGAAcatttgaggattgtgttgcatacccTTAGGGACCGACAACTctatgctaagttgtccaagtgtgagttttggttagagaaagttagtttcctaGGGCATGTGGTATCTCAAGGGGGCATAGCTATAGATCCATCTAAGATAGAAGCCGTTCTTGAGTGGGAGAGCCCTAAATCTGTTTTTGAGATTAGGAGTTTTTTGGGTTTGGCAGGATACTACCGAAGATTCATAGAAGGTTTCTCCAAGTTAGCTTTGCCTTTGACTAAACTGACTCGTaagggtcaagcttttgtgtgggaCACCCAGTGTGAGCATAGTTTTCAGACCCTTAAGGAAAGATTGACCACCGCTCCAATGCTAGTTTTGCCTAACCCGAGGGAACCCTTTGAGGTGTATTAtgatgcatcaaagatgggtttaggAGGAGTGTTGATGCAATTGGCTAAGTTgtggcctatgcttctagacaacttaagactcatgagaggaaTTATCCCACTCATGACCTGGAGTTAGCTGTTGTAGTTTTTGCCCTTAAGATGTGGAGGCATTACTTGTTTGGCTCCAAGTTTgaggtgtttagtgatcatAAGAGCCTTAAGTACTTGTTTAGTCAGAAAGAGCTGAACAGGCAtcaaaggagatggttagagtttcttaaagattataattttgagcttagctaccatCCCGACAAAGCCAATGTAGTGGTTGACGCCTTGAGTAGGAAATCCCAACATATATTCGCCTTGATGATTAGAGAGATGGATCTCCTAGAACAGTTTAGAGACCTTAGTCTTGCATGTGAGGTTACTCCTAATAGTGTGAGATTAGGAACTTTGAGAATCACTAGTGAGTTACTAGGAGATATCAGGGAAGGCCATAAGACTGATCCTTTTCTGAGGACCAAGTTAGAAGCTATAGAGTCAGAAAGAGATAGTAGTTTCAAGGTTGGATTAGATGGAGTCTTGAGACTTCAAGATAAGATTTGTGTTCCCAATGTGCCTGAACTTAGGAAGATGATCctagaggaaggacataggAGTAACTTGAGCATACATCCtggtgctaccaagatgtatcaggatttgaagatgatgttttggtggcccaacatgaagagagaggttagtgagtttgtgtatgcatgtttagtttttcagaaggctaagatagaacaCCAGAGACCTTTCGGGAAGTTACAACCCTTGGACCCTAGTGGAAATGGGACAAtatttccatggattttgtcGTAGGACTACCTAGAACCCCCAAAGGTTTTGATTCTATCTAGGTTATTATTGATAGGTTGACCAAGTCTGCTCACTTTATTCCCATTAACATCAGATTTTCCTTGGAGAAGTTGACCTCCCTGTATATTAGTGAGATTATTAGAttacatggtgtgccatctagcatagtgtctgatagagatcctaggtttacctctagattttgggagagcCTGAACAAAGCGATAGGGACCAAGCTTAAACTAAGTTCAGCCTACCATCCTCAAACTGATGGTCAAACTGAATGGACCATTCAGTCCCTGGAGGATCTTTTAAGGGCGTGTGTCTTAGAGCAAAAGGGAAGTTGGGAGAGTTTCCTGCCATTGATAGAGTTCACTTACAACAACATTTTTCACTCTACCATTGGCATGGCTCCCTATGAAGCTTTATATggtagaaggtgtaggacacctCTATGTTGGCTAGAGCCCGGAGACAACCTCACCTTAGGACCTGAAGTGGTACAGTAAACCACTGAGAATGTGAAGTTGATCCAAAAAATGATGAGGACCACTTAGAGTAGACAGAAAAGTTATCAGGATAAGAGGAGAAAAGATTTGGAATTcgaggttggtgatcatgtattcttgagagtcactccGTGGACTGGGGTTGGTCGAGCATTGAAATCCCGAAAACTCACACCTTGCTTTATCggtcctttccaaattcttaagAGAGTTGGCCCTGTGGCATACCAAATTGCATTACCCCCATCActttctaatcttcacaatgtctttcatgtgtctcaactcCATAAGTATATCCATGATCCATCACATGTGGTCGTATTGGATGAGGTACAAGTAAAACAgaacttgacatatgaaacattgccTTTGAGGATCGAGGATAGACGATCAAAGCACCTAAGAGGGAAGGAGATTCCATTGGTCAAGGTGATATGGGGAGGTACATCAAGAGAAGATGCCACGTGGAAGTTTGAGAGTCAGATGCAAGCCGCCTATCCATCCTTGTTTGAGTCAGGTAAATTTCGAGGacgaaatttctaaaagggtaggagagttgtaacaccccgagatattataagttataaatcgatgtttaattgtatttattgtgttttttGACTATATGAtaaacttgaatgagttgaagtaTGCCTTGAACTAGTCATGTGTGgtatgagattttagattttaccaAAACCTAGTTTAGTGAAATCGCGATACCGGATTCATTAACAGTTGGATCGTCTTCAAGTTTTGTCGGGATATCCCTAAGATATGTTTCTAtagtctgaccgttgggatctttaaaataataacttttggtCTCCCACTAAGCGAAAAAGGtacgctaagcgcaattccaaccgaGGGGAATTGCGCTGAGCGGCCCAAAGCCGCGCTAAGTCCAATTCCAACTGAGAGAAAGTGCGCTGAGCGCCCAGAAGGTGCGCTAAGCAAGCCCTAGTGCAGAGGGGGCTGCGCTAAGCCTAAATCCTTGCTCTAAGCACAAGAAGTGGGCTTCAACTTAGAGAGACAGGCCCGCTAAGCGAAAGTTGCAGGTTATAAATACGTCCTTAGcgtgaaaaacacgattttcactctcctcttcccCCAAAAAGGTCtcccaaaccctaaaaccttaTTTTCCACCACCCAAGACCACCGATGGCTGTCGTGAGCCGCCGTTGCacccccacaccaagaggaacactttaatcagagcggaatcctcagaatcctcctcGAAGATTTGAtggagaaaatccctcaatcctCTATTTCAAAGTTTCTCTAAGGTAAccttgacttctaagccttctcctagctagtttgagttcctcttagtgtctcttatgtgttgggtattgtaatagggtgtttttacacttcctttgaaaacccctagagaatgagacattgtaaaagttatctttttataacctTGAGGTTGTTTTTGCGGcattcactgaaccccggtcgcATTGGCGtgatcaaaatttgaaaaagatgttTCTTTTCTGTAGAGCCCAAAATACCCCTCAGTCCCTTATGTTTTGATAGTGGTATTTGACCCCGAATGTTGCCTTTGATCTTGTTTTTGAAGCCTATGCtaaattcctttcattttggCGTAATAGAGACTTGCGTTGGACCGACAAGCACGAACGAGAGAGAGACCTCTAAGTGATGCAAAGAAGAATTGACAGAGAGCTcatgataggtgaggggagttattataaaatttaccattttgacaccatagttagggtcagggaacctagctatgagaatatctgcctgtccctatTGCATCCTGATTTCctttcaagaaaaactatgtttttaatGAATGGGATGCAATATatctattgttgatgaataacattattgtttattaaactGGTGTTatttgaagacctggggagtgtgaaccTCAGGCGTGGAAAATATATGTACATGCGGAATGAGACTTATGGTTGATGTCGCTATTGgtgactttaattgatatgtggtgatattgatgtttatgatgatattgatttgagttgacattgttaataaagaccatgtcaacatgaattaatggtattgttgatgattatg
Proteins encoded in this window:
- the LOC114384054 gene encoding uncharacterized protein LOC114384054; amino-acid sequence: MEFLELKQGNMTVAEYAAKFEELVRYFPHYQGRDGESSKCVKFLNGLRPEVKQAVNYQGVRQFPLLVNMCRIWDEDSQDRATYYRSTGPMRNKKNGPQHRVKPYSTPPKQYGNRHVSQRTVARGFAGGSGSKPNTFPTQITCYRCRKLGHISSNFPDKGITCFNCRQKRHFQRDCPDPKREQNGGGLNDQTGHPKATRRVFTLNGVEASKSKDLIQGECFINGIPLLVLFDSSATHSFISYSCVEKSKLFVSSLNKNLIVETPTSGFVLNSDVCLDCPVEISGRTFLIDLICLPLSQIEVILGMDWLSSNHVLLNCFDKTVAFDDSGGSKDMMFIFANQVVTSLKEDAQVYMILYSLGIETKVSMCDLPVVREFPEVFPEDISGLPPEREIEFSIDLVPGAGPISLAPYRMSPIEFVELKK